A genomic stretch from Falco cherrug isolate bFalChe1 chromosome 1, bFalChe1.pri, whole genome shotgun sequence includes:
- the MTHFD2L gene encoding bifunctional methylenetetrahydrofolate dehydrogenase/cyclohydrolase 2, mitochondrial isoform X3 — MAAASAFSSCSALRSGSVPLRRWRTLLLPAACSTSSPPRSAASDEATIISGTKLAEQVLKEVQRDVESWISFGNKRPHLTVILVGDNPASHTYVRNKIKAAAAVGISSEIILRPKDISQEELLDMTVKLNKDARVSGLLVQLPLPDHIDERTVCNTIAPEKDVDGFHIMNIGRLCLDQPSIIPATAAAVWEIIKRTGIQTLGKNVVVAGRSKHVGMPISMLLHTDGEHERPGGDATVTITHRHTPKEQLKIHTQLADIVIVAAEVKKKAGFITPVPGGVGPMTVAMLLKNTLIVAKKLIY; from the exons ATGGCGGCAGCGAGCGCCTTCTCCTCCTGTTCTGCGCTGCGCTCGGGCTCGGTGCCGCTGAGGAGGTGGCGAACCCTCTTGCTCCCGGCcgcctgcagcaccagcagcccccctCGCAGCGCTGCCAG TGATGAAGCAACCATTATCTCAGGGACAAAGCTTGCTGAACAAGTTTTGAAAGAAGTTCAAAGGGATGTAGAATCATGGATATCCTTTGGAAACAAGAGACCTCATCTCACTGTCATATTAGTAGGAGACAATCCAGCTAGTCATACCTATGTCAGAAACAAGataaaagcagctgcagctgtag GCATTTCTAGTGAGATCATACTGAGGCCAAAAGACATTTCTCAGGAAGAACTCTTAGATATGACGGTAAAACTCAACAAGGATGCAAGAGTTAGTGGTTTATTAGTTCAGCTGCCTCTCCCAG ATCACATAGATGAGCGAACAGTTTGTAACACTATCGCACCTGAAAAGGATGTGGATGGGTTTCATATTATGAATATTGGACGTCTGTGTCTTGATCAGCCTTCTATAAtacctgccactgctgctgctgtgtgggaaaTTATAAAACGGACAG GAATACAAACATTGGGAAAAAATGTTGTTGTAGCTGGCAGATCTAAGCATGTTGGAATGCCTATTTCAATGCTTCTGCATACTGATGGAGAGCACGAGAGGCCTGGAG GAGATGCTACAGTGACCATTACTCATAGACACACACCAAAAGAGCAGCTCAAGATCCATACACAACTCGCTGACATTGTAATAGTAGCTGCAG AAGTGAAGAAGAAGGCTGGCTTTATCACTCCAGTGCCAGGAGGGGTAGGACCTATGACTGTCGCAATGCTTCTGAAGAACACACTCATAGTTGCTAAAAAGCTCATTTACTAG
- the MTHFD2L gene encoding bifunctional methylenetetrahydrofolate dehydrogenase/cyclohydrolase 2, mitochondrial isoform X2, with translation MAAASAFSSCSALRSGSVPLRRWRTLLLPAACSTSSPPRSAASDEATIISGTKLAEQVLKEVQRDVESWISFGNKRPHLTVILVGDNPASHTYVRNKIKAAAAVGISSEIILRPKDISQEELLDMTVKLNKDARVSGLLVQLPLPDHIDERTVCNTIAPEKDVDGFHIMNIGRLCLDQPSIIPATAAAVWEIIKRTGIQTLGKNVVVAGRSKHVGMPISMLLHTDGEHERPGGIPKLITTDMVKEGAAVIDVGINHIHDPLTGKTKLVGDVDFEEVKKKAGFITPVPGGVGPMTVAMLLKNTLIVAKKLIY, from the exons ATGGCGGCAGCGAGCGCCTTCTCCTCCTGTTCTGCGCTGCGCTCGGGCTCGGTGCCGCTGAGGAGGTGGCGAACCCTCTTGCTCCCGGCcgcctgcagcaccagcagcccccctCGCAGCGCTGCCAG TGATGAAGCAACCATTATCTCAGGGACAAAGCTTGCTGAACAAGTTTTGAAAGAAGTTCAAAGGGATGTAGAATCATGGATATCCTTTGGAAACAAGAGACCTCATCTCACTGTCATATTAGTAGGAGACAATCCAGCTAGTCATACCTATGTCAGAAACAAGataaaagcagctgcagctgtag GCATTTCTAGTGAGATCATACTGAGGCCAAAAGACATTTCTCAGGAAGAACTCTTAGATATGACGGTAAAACTCAACAAGGATGCAAGAGTTAGTGGTTTATTAGTTCAGCTGCCTCTCCCAG ATCACATAGATGAGCGAACAGTTTGTAACACTATCGCACCTGAAAAGGATGTGGATGGGTTTCATATTATGAATATTGGACGTCTGTGTCTTGATCAGCCTTCTATAAtacctgccactgctgctgctgtgtgggaaaTTATAAAACGGACAG GAATACAAACATTGGGAAAAAATGTTGTTGTAGCTGGCAGATCTAAGCATGTTGGAATGCCTATTTCAATGCTTCTGCATACTGATGGAGAGCACGAGAGGCCTGGAG GTATTCCAAAGTTGATTACAACTGATATGGTCAAAGAAGGTGCAGCTGTGATTGACGTAGGAATCAACCATATCCATGATCCTCTTACAGGAAAGACCAAATTAGTTGGGGATGTGGACTTTGAAG AAGTGAAGAAGAAGGCTGGCTTTATCACTCCAGTGCCAGGAGGGGTAGGACCTATGACTGTCGCAATGCTTCTGAAGAACACACTCATAGTTGCTAAAAAGCTCATTTACTAG
- the MTHFD2L gene encoding bifunctional methylenetetrahydrofolate dehydrogenase/cyclohydrolase 2, mitochondrial isoform X1, translating to MAAASAFSSCSALRSGSVPLRRWRTLLLPAACSTSSPPRSAASDEATIISGTKLAEQVLKEVQRDVESWISFGNKRPHLTVILVGDNPASHTYVRNKIKAAAAVGISSEIILRPKDISQEELLDMTVKLNKDARVSGLLVQLPLPDHIDERTVCNTIAPEKDVDGFHIMNIGRLCLDQPSIIPATAAAVWEIIKRTGIQTLGKNVVVAGRSKHVGMPISMLLHTDGEHERPGGDATVTITHRHTPKEQLKIHTQLADIVIVAAGIPKLITTDMVKEGAAVIDVGINHIHDPLTGKTKLVGDVDFEEVKKKAGFITPVPGGVGPMTVAMLLKNTLIVAKKLIY from the exons ATGGCGGCAGCGAGCGCCTTCTCCTCCTGTTCTGCGCTGCGCTCGGGCTCGGTGCCGCTGAGGAGGTGGCGAACCCTCTTGCTCCCGGCcgcctgcagcaccagcagcccccctCGCAGCGCTGCCAG TGATGAAGCAACCATTATCTCAGGGACAAAGCTTGCTGAACAAGTTTTGAAAGAAGTTCAAAGGGATGTAGAATCATGGATATCCTTTGGAAACAAGAGACCTCATCTCACTGTCATATTAGTAGGAGACAATCCAGCTAGTCATACCTATGTCAGAAACAAGataaaagcagctgcagctgtag GCATTTCTAGTGAGATCATACTGAGGCCAAAAGACATTTCTCAGGAAGAACTCTTAGATATGACGGTAAAACTCAACAAGGATGCAAGAGTTAGTGGTTTATTAGTTCAGCTGCCTCTCCCAG ATCACATAGATGAGCGAACAGTTTGTAACACTATCGCACCTGAAAAGGATGTGGATGGGTTTCATATTATGAATATTGGACGTCTGTGTCTTGATCAGCCTTCTATAAtacctgccactgctgctgctgtgtgggaaaTTATAAAACGGACAG GAATACAAACATTGGGAAAAAATGTTGTTGTAGCTGGCAGATCTAAGCATGTTGGAATGCCTATTTCAATGCTTCTGCATACTGATGGAGAGCACGAGAGGCCTGGAG GAGATGCTACAGTGACCATTACTCATAGACACACACCAAAAGAGCAGCTCAAGATCCATACACAACTCGCTGACATTGTAATAGTAGCTGCAG GTATTCCAAAGTTGATTACAACTGATATGGTCAAAGAAGGTGCAGCTGTGATTGACGTAGGAATCAACCATATCCATGATCCTCTTACAGGAAAGACCAAATTAGTTGGGGATGTGGACTTTGAAG AAGTGAAGAAGAAGGCTGGCTTTATCACTCCAGTGCCAGGAGGGGTAGGACCTATGACTGTCGCAATGCTTCTGAAGAACACACTCATAGTTGCTAAAAAGCTCATTTACTAG